TACCGCTACTGGGGAGTGGTATCCAACCGAAATATCCCGCTGCCGCTGGCGGCCCAAAAATTCCTTGAGATGTTGGTAGAAACTAAAAGTCAATCTGCTCCACGAACGCGAAATAGCCCCCAATAAAGGGGGCTATTTCGCGTGTAAGCAGCTTACTCCAGGGAAAAACCAATGTGCGTCTGCCGCCAGCCAAGGCGTCGGTAAAACTCGTGCGCCTCGGTCCGGACCAGGTTACTGGAGAGAACGATTTTGTAACAGTTGGCCGCTTTGGCCAGGCGGCTGGCCTCGGCCATAAGCGCCGTACCAATGCCTTGCCCGCGATGAGCCGCCGCCACGACCACATTGGTCAATGCCGCCCAGGGCTGCCCTCCGTGGCCGAGGTTGGGGATAACAATGCAGGTCAAGGTGCCCACAATCTCACCGTCGCGCTCAGCCACCAGGATGTGCTGCCGCTTGTCCTGCCACGCCTCCCGCCAGGCTTCGCCGCTGTCGTCTTTTTGGTCATAGGCTTTCGCCAGCTCGCCATACAAGGCGAAAATTGCCGGTAGGTCCCCCTCCGCGGCCGGCCGGATAATTAATCTGTTCTCCATTCTGACTCTCCCCTCCGCCCCTTACCAGGGTAAATTCGCTATAGCCAGGATGACCATCGCCACCCCTACCGCCAATTTCAAGAGTGTGCCGGTGAGCTGTCCCAGCATAACCTGCCGGGCGACCCGTCCGGCCTGCAGGGCATCTTTTGTCCGGCCATACTCAACCAGGTAGCTGGCCCCGTAAGCGCCCGCCATGGCGCCAAAGAGCGATCCTACGACCGGCAGCAGGACAGTGCCGGCAATCCCGCCGGCAAAAGCGCCCGCCAAGGCGGCTGCCGTCGCTGCTCTCGATGCTTTCGCTTTTCTGGCGCCAATCGCGCCGGCGGTAAACTCGGCCACTTCGCCGGCCAGAGCCAAACCGAACAGCAAGAGCAGCAGTTTGGCGTGGAAATGCTGAAAGCCTTCCCAATACCCGTAAATTAGCACTAAGCCCATGACCAGCCAGTTACCGGGCAGGCCGACGAGCGTCAGCCCCAAGCCGGCCAGTAGCAGGACGGCAAGACCCAGACTGGCAAGTACCGCGCTCCAATCCACTCACTTTCACCTGCCGTAATCCTTTTTCATAGTTTTCGCCCCTGGCGGCGTTTTTACCTGCAAATTTAAGGACAAGCGAAAAGCCAGGGCCAAATCACTCCCTGGCTTTTGTTAATGCCCGTCGGGCGATATCCCGGCGGTAATGCATATTGGCAAAATTAATATTGCTTATCGCTTGGTACGCTTTGTCCACGGCGGCGGCAATGGTATCGGCGCAGGCCGTGACCCCGAGCACCCGCCCGCCGCCGGTCACCAGTTCGCCGCCGCTAACGGCGGTTCCGGCGTGAAAGACCAGTGCGCCTGCCGCTTCGGCGGCGGCAAGGCCGCTGATAACGTCGCCCTTGCGGTATGGTCCCGGATAGCCGCCGGCGGCCGCAACAATGCAGACCGCCGCACCGTCCGCCCAGGTGACGTCTATTTCGTGCAGCCGTCCGTCCACACAGGCTTCCATAACCGTAACAAGGTCGCTCTGCAAAAGGGGCAATACGGCCTGTGTTTCCGGATCGCCGAAACGGGCGTTAAATTCTACAACTTTCGGCCCCGCAGCGGTGATCATCAGCCCGGCATAGAGACAGCCCTGGTACAGACAGCCTTCCTGCCGCAGTGCGTCCACTACCGGCTGCAGGATTTCCCGCACTACCCGGTCACGCACCGCCGCCGTCACCACCGGCGCCGGCGCGTAGGCGCCCATCCCGCCCGTATTAGGGCCCTGGTCGCCGTCATAGGCGCGCTTGTGGTCCTGGGCGGCCACCATCGGAACGACGGTACAACCGTCAGTAAAGGCCAAAACTGAAGCTTCCTCGCCTTCCATATATTCTTCGATAACTACCCGGCTGCCGGCGGTGCCGAAAGCCTGGTCGCACATAATGGTCCGCACGGCGGCAAGGGCCTCATCCACCGTTTGGGCCACTACCACGCCTTTGCCGGCGGCCAAGCCGTCAGCTTTGACGACAACCGGCGCCCCCCACCGTTGGATGCAGTCCATGGCAGCGGCTGCGTCCTCAAATACGGCGAACTTCGCGGTCGGAATGTTGTATTTTTGCATTAGCGCTTTGGCAAATGCCTTCGAACCTTCCAACCGGGCCGCCGCCTGCTTAGGACCAAATACTTTAAGACCATGGGCGGCAAAGTCGTCGGCCAGGCCCTGTACCAGCGGCAGCTCAGGGCCAACAACCGTCAGATCGATCTGCCGCTCAAGGGCAAACCGGCGAAGGGCCGTGATATCGCTTACATCAATAGGCACGCACTCGGCGAGAGCGGCGATACCGGGATTGCCCGGCGCGCAGTAGATTTGTGTAACGCGCGGACTGGCCGCCAGTTTCCAGACCAGGGCATGCTCACGGCCGCCGCTGCCAATTACCAATACACGCACTAGCGCCACCTCCTAGTGTTTAAAATGGCGCACACCGGTAAAGACCAGTGCGATGCCATATTCATCGGCCGCCTGGATGGACTCCTCGTCCCGCACCGAGCCGCCGGGCTGGATGATGGCGCGGATTCCGGCCCGGGCGGCAGCATCTACGGTGTCGCGGAAGGGGAAAAAGGCGTCAGAGGCCAGTACCGCCCCCTGTGCTTTTTCTCCGGCCTGGGTCAGGGCAATTTGGGCCGCGCCCACCCGGTTCATCTGCCCGGCTCCGACGCCAAGGGCCTGACCGCCCTTAGCCACGACGATAGCGTTCGACTTTACATGCTTTACCACTTTCCAGGCAAAAAGCAAATCCTCCCATTCGGCGTCGCCAGGCGCCCGGCGGGAAACGACCCGCATGTCGTTCCGTCCGGCGTCCGCTCTGTCCGCCTCCTGCACCAGAATGCCGCCTGATACCTTTTTGATATCCCATTCCGCAGCCGCGCCGGAAACTGGTTGGGCCGGCGCAGCCAAAAGCAAGCGAAGATTTTTCTTTTGCCGCAAGAGACCAAGGGCCTCTTCACTGTAGCCGGGCGCAACAACCGCCTCGGTAAAGACGGCGCTTATCTGCGCGGCGGTCGCCTTATCTACCTCACGGTTGAATCCGACAATGCCGCCGAACGCCGATACCGGGTCGGCCGCATACGCTTTGGCATAGGCTTCGGCAAGGGTAGCGGCGATGGCCGTGCCACAGGGATTGGTATGCTTGATAATGACCGCTGCCGGTTGGGCAAATTCGTTGGCTAAGGCGTAAGCGGCCTCGAGGTCAACGATATTATTAAAGGAAAGTTCTTTGCCGTGAAGCTGCCGGGCCGTGGCTATACCCGCGCCGGTAAAGTGCTTGACCCGGTAAAAGGCGGCCTGCTGATGCGGGTTTTCCCCATACCGCAGGTCCTGCACTTTTTCAAACACGAGGTGCAGATTTCCGGGAAACGGCCCCGCCCCGAGCTGTCCGTCAAGATAGGCGGCAATACAGGCGTCATATTCGGCAGTGTGGTAATAGGCTTCACGGGCCAAGGCCATACGGTATTCAACCGTGAGGTCGCCGTCCGCCGCCAGGCGCTCGCTGATTTCCCCGTAGCGGTCAGGGTTAACCACGACGGCCACATGGCGAAAATTTTTCGCGGCCGCCCGTACCATGGCCGGCCCGCCGATGTCAATGTTTTCCACCGCTTCGGCCAGGGTCACGCCGGGCTTGGCCACCGTCTGGCGGAAGGGATACAGATTGACGACAACCATATCGATGGCCGGGATATTGTGCGCCGCCAAGGCCGCCACATGCTCGGGATTGTCCCGCACGGCCAGGATACCGCCGTGGATGCGGGGATGCAGTGTCTTTACCCGGCCGTCCATCATCTCGGGAAAGCCGGTAACGTCACCGACATAAACCGCCGGCAGGCCGGCATCGCGTAAAACTTGTAAGGTGCCGCCGGTGGAAATGAGCTCAACTCCTAAACGGCAGAGAGCCTGGGCAAATTCAACCAGTCCCCGTTTATCGGAAACACTGATAAGCGCGCGTTTTATTTTCACGTTACTCCTCTCCTTCCCGGATTCGCACCCGCCGCCCTTCCACGACCAATCTTCTCTGGCAGTATAAGGAAATCGCCCGTGGATAGAGGACATGTTCAACTGCCAAAATACGCTCGGCGAGTGTTGCCGGTGTATCGTCATCCCGCACCGGCACGGCCTCCTGGAGAATAATCGGGCCGCTGTCCATCCCTTCGTCGACAAAATGAACCGTGCAGCCCGACACCTTGACGCCGTAGCGTAGTGCCTGCCCCTGGGCGTCAAGCCCCGGGAAGGCCGGCAGCAGTGACGGGTGAATATTCATAATCCGGCCGGGAAAACGGCTGATAAAGTATGGACTGAGCAGGCGCATGAAGCCGGCCAGTACGACAAGCTCCACACCATAGGCTATCAGTTCGTCAGCCACCGCTTCTTCAAACGCTTCCCGGCTGGTAAAACGGGCCCGTTCGATACAGCGCGCCGGCACGCCGTATTCAGCCGCGCGCGCCAGCACCGGCGCCGCCGGATTATCGCTGATAATAATGCCCACCGTGGCGTCCGCCTCGCCGCGCCTGATGGCGTCCATAATGGCCTGGGCATTGGACCCCCGGCCGGAGGCCAGTATGCCCAGCGTTACCTTACTCACCAAAAACGCCTCCTTTAAGGACCACTTCGCCATTTCCGGCCACGACCCGGCCAATAACGTAACAGGCTTCGCCGCGCGCCGCCAGGTCGTCCCGGACGGCGTCCGCTTCATGGGCCGGCACGATGAGAATGAGGCCGATGCCCATATTGAAGGTGCGGTACATCTCGGGCCACGCTACCTGCCCCCAAGCCTGAAGGCAAGCAAAGATAGGCGGCATGGGCCAGGCGCCGGCGTCAATTTCCACGGCGCAGCCGGCGGGCAGCACGCGCGGGATGTTATCATAAAAACCGCCGCCGGTTATATGGACCATGCCCCGGATATCAAACCGCTCAAGGAGGGGTAAGCAGACGCGCGGGTACAGCCGCGTGGGCGTGAGCAGTTCTTCGCCCAGCGTCCGCCCGAGTTCGGGAATGTAGACGTCCGGCGCGAAGCCCTTAACATCAAAACAAATTTTACGCGCCAGCGAATAACCGTTGGAATGGAGGCCGCTGGAAGGAAGGCCGATAAGGACATCGCCCGGCCGGATCTTTTCGCCGGTGATGAGCCGCTCTCGTTCCGCCACCCCGACGGCAAAACCGGCAATATCATATTCACCGTCGGGATAAAAGCCGGCCATTTCCGCCGTTTCCCCGCCGATGAGGGCGCACCCGGACTCGCGGCAAGCCTTGGCGATACCGGCGACGATAGCCGCCACTTTGGCCGGCTCTAATTTGCCGACGGCAAGATAATCCAGGAAAAAGAGCGGTTCGGCCCCCTGGACCAAGATGTCATTAACACACATAGCAACGGCATCCTGGCCAATGGTATCGTGTTTATCAAGCAAAAAGGCGATTTTCAATTTCGTGCCCACCCCGTCGGTGCCGGATACCAGCACCGGCTGGCGATATTTGCCGGTGTTTAAGGCGAACAGACCGCCAAAACCGCCGATGTCGCCGACCACCTCGGGACGATAGGTGGAACGCACATGGTCTTTAATCAAGGCTACCGCCGCGTTGCCGGCGTCGATGTCTACACCTGCATCACGATAAGTAAGCCCGGTCTCTTTATTCAAAGACATATTTATTCCCTCCTGCGGCAGTGCAGGCCGGCATACCGGCCGGATAATCGCAGTTGAAGCAAGCGTAACACATGGCGTCGCTAGCCACATTCGTAATAGACTGTTTCAAGCCGTCGAGTGACAGGTAATGCAGCGAGTCGGCGCCAATGAACTGGCGGATTTCCTCTACTTGCTTGGTAGCGGCGATAAGTTCTTTGCGCACGGCTGTATCGATACCATAATAGCAGGGGAAGCCGATCGGCGGCGAGCTGACGCACATGTGCACCGCCACGGCGCCGGCCTCTTTCAGCATGCGCACAATTTTGCCGCTTGTCGTCCCCCGGACGATGGAATCGTCAACCATGATAATCGACTTGCCCTGCACGGTGTGGCGGACAGCATTAAGCTTCATCCGTACGCCAAGGTCACGTTTTTTTTGCTCCGGCTGGATAAAAGTACGGCCGATATAACGGTTCTTGATCAGACCTTCGGCATAGGGGATACCGGTTTCGCGGCTGAAACCCAAGGCAGCGGTGGTACCCGAGTCTGGTACCGAAATAACGATATCTGCCGCAAGCCCGCTTTCCCTGGCTAACTGCTGCCCCATGCGGAAACGGGCTTCGTAAACACTTTGTCCGTCAATAATACTGTCCGGACGGGCAAAATAAATATACTCAAAAACGCACAAAGCTTTCCGGTCTTTCTGCCCAAACCGCTCGGATTTAAGCCCTGCGTCGCTAATGACCACCATCTCGCCGGGCTCGATGTCCCGCACCAGCTCAGCGCCCACGATGTCAAGCGCGCACGACTCGGAAGCGATAACCCAGCCGCCGCCCAACCGGCCGAGGCACAGCGGCCGGAAGCCATGGGGGTCACGCACGCCAATTAATTTATCTTCGGTCATGATAACCAGACAGTAGGCCCCCTTGATGCGGGTCAGGCTTTCTTTAATTTTGTCTTCAATCGTACCTTGCGACGAACGGGCAATGAGGTTTACGATAACTTCGCTGTCCACCGAAGTTTGAAAGACGCTGCCCTGTTTTTCCAGCGCCTGCCGGAGCTCGTGGGCGTTAGTCAGGTTACCGTTGTGCGCCAGGCTGATATGTCCGCCGGAATAGGTTACCAACAGCGGTTGAGTATTGGCAGGCAGGCTGGAGCCGGTAGTTGAATAACGGACATGGCCAATGGCTATATGGCCGCGCAGCGCAGGCAGACCTTGGCGAAATACCTCGCCTACCAGTCCCATGCCGCGCTGAACCTCCATTTCGCTGCCGTCGGTAACAGCGATGCCGGCGCTTTCCTGCCCCCGGTGCTGCAAGGCGTACAGACCCCAATAGGTATTGAGCGCCACGTCGTCATGGCGGGAGAAGATGCCGAAAACGCCGCATTCCTCCCGCAGCTTATCAGCCCGAAAATCGTAGTACACAGTTAATCTCCTTTCCGCAGCCTAGTCGGCAAAGACCTCCCCGGTCAGGCGGTACAGCACTTCCTTGTAGGCCTCTTCCACATTGCCCAGATCACGGCGGAAACGGTCCTTATCCAGTTTCTCCCCGGTACGGCTGTCCCAGAAGCGGCACGTATCAGGCGAAATTTCGTCGCCCAGCAGTAGTTCGCCCTTATGCAGGCCAAACTCCAATTTGAAGTCGATTAGTTCCAGGTTCTTTTCTTTCAGATAGGCGCCGAGAATGCCGTTAATCCTGAGCGCTGTCTCAGCCATAACTTTTACTTGTTCCTCGGTTGCCAAGCCGAGGGCCTTAATGTGATAGTCGTTAATAAGCGGATCGCCCAGCTCGTCGTTTTTGTAGTAGAACTCAAGTACCGTAGACGGCAGTTTCTTTCCTTCTTCCCAGCCAATCCGCTTGGCGAGCGATCCAGCCGCTATATTGCGGACGACAACTTCGACCGGTAGGATCTTCAAGGTTTTAACCAACATTTCACGGTCGCTGATAGTGCGGATATAATGATGTTTAATACCATGCCTGCCTAGTAGTTCAAAGAAAAAGGCGGAAATTTTATTGTTGAGCACACCTTTGTTCAAGATCGTACCGCGTTTAATGCCGTTAAAAGCCGTAGCGTCATCTTTGTAGTACACCAATAGTTCATCGGCATTGTCGGTCGCATAGATTTTTTTGGCTTTCCCTTCATAAAGCGGCTGTTTTTCCATAAAACATTCCCCCTTCATCGCTAATTGGCTTGCAGTTTTTCCTGGGCCCGGGCAGCCCTTTGTTCCACTTCGGCAGCCAGTTTTTGGCGGTAATCGGCCAGTTTGGCGGCAAGAGCGGCATTACCGGTAGCAATGATTTGCGCAGCGAAGATGGCAGCGTTTTTGGCGCCGTTAATGGCCATGGTGGCTACGGGGATGCCGGAAGGCATTTGGACAATGCTTAGCAGCGCATCGAGCCCGCCAAGGGACGTGCTGTTAACCGGCACGCCAATAACCGGCAGGGTAGTGAAACTGGCGACGACGCCGGGAAGATGGGCGGCGGCGCCGGCTGCGGCAATTATCACCTTAACGCCGCGTTTTTCGGCCGTAGCGGCGAATTCGTGAACTTTATGGGGCGTACGGTGAGCCGAAGCGATCACCACTTCGGTTTCGATGCCAAATTCTTGCAATGTTTCCAGCGCCGGCTTGAGAACCGGCAAATCGGAATCGCTTCCCATTATGACGGCTGCCTTCACTTTCCAACACTCCTTTGCGGTATTTAAAACCCAGATACTAAGGTTTTTTCTTAGTATCTGGGTTAAGTTCAGCAAATAATCTTATTCAGCAAGAAAGATAAACCGGAGAACGACAAGCACGGCCAGAATATAAACGATCCAGTGAACTTCCCGGCCCCGCCCGCTTACCAGCTTGAGAAGCGGATAGAGTACCAAGCCGGCCGAAATGCCGTTGGCAATGCTGTAGGTAAAAGGCATCAGGACGATAGTGGCAAAAGCGGGCATACTTTCGGTGAAATCGCTGAAATCGATGTGACGAACCGACTCAAGCATGAGCGCGCCGACAATGATGAGGGCAGGGGCGGTAGCCGCGTCGGGAATAAGACCGGCCAGCGGCGTAAAGAACAGGGCAAGTAAGAAGAGAATACCGCAGACAATCGCCGTCAAGCCGCTGCGGCCGCCGGCGCCGATACCGGCCGCGCTCTCTATATAAGCGGTAATAGTGCTGGTGCCAAGCAGCGCACCCAGGCTTACGCCGGTAGCATCGACCATCATGGCTTTGCCGATGCCGGGAAACTTGCCGTCCTTGTCTACCAGACCGGCCTTGTTAGCGGCGCCCACCAAGGTGCCCATGGTGTCAAACAACTCAACAAAGGTAAAGGTAAAGATGATGGTCAAAAGGCCCATATGGATGGCGCCCCAAATGTCAAGGGCAAAGAAAGCGTTGCGGCTGAAATCAGGTACGGCAATGGGGCTGAAACCGGCCGGAATCTTTACGATGCCCATAACAATACCGATAATTGTTGTGGTAAGAATGCCGATGAGCATTGCGCCGCGCACATTGCGCGCCATCAGCACAGCAATCAGGATAAGCCCGAAAACGGCAAGGAGAACGTGGGGATCGGCCAGCTTGCCGAGCTCAATAATCGTCTCAAAGTGCATGGGCGTGCCATTGCCTTTGGCGGCGATGATTTTTTCCAGCGTCGGCGGAATAAGGGAGAGACGAATGCTCATGATGCCGGACAGTTTCAGGCCAATAATCGTAATGAACAAACCGATACCGACGGTAATCGCATGTTTAAGCGATGTTGGCATGCCTTCTACCAAAAGCTGGCGGATATTGGTGACAGTGAGCAAAATAAAGATAAGACCGGAAATAAATACTGCTCCCAGCGCCACCTGCCAGGAAACGCCCATGCCAATAACAACGGTAAAAGCGTAAAACGCGTTGAGGCCCATGCCAGGCGCTAAGGCAATGGGATAGTTGACAAAGAGTCCCATCATAATCGTCACCAAACCGGCGCCAAGGGCCGTTGCCAGCAGGACGGCGTTTTTATCCATGCCGGCCGCCCCCAGAATGCTAGGATTGACGAACAAAATGTAGGCCATGGTCATGAAGGTGGTAATGCCGGCCATGACTTCTGTTTTAACGTCCGTTTTCCGCGCACTCAGCTCAAACAACTTCTCAAACATTTTTCTTTTTCCTCCCAAGTCGCATTTGTCTTTTGAGTAAAGCCC
This window of the Sporolituus thermophilus DSM 23256 genome carries:
- a CDS encoding DUF456 domain-containing protein — translated: MDWSAVLASLGLAVLLLAGLGLTLVGLPGNWLVMGLVLIYGYWEGFQHFHAKLLLLLFGLALAGEVAEFTAGAIGARKAKASRAATAAALAGAFAGGIAGTVLLPVVGSLFGAMAGAYGASYLVEYGRTKDALQAGRVARQVMLGQLTGTLLKLAVGVAMVILAIANLPW
- the purF gene encoding amidophosphoribosyltransferase, whose product is MYYDFRADKLREECGVFGIFSRHDDVALNTYWGLYALQHRGQESAGIAVTDGSEMEVQRGMGLVGEVFRQGLPALRGHIAIGHVRYSTTGSSLPANTQPLLVTYSGGHISLAHNGNLTNAHELRQALEKQGSVFQTSVDSEVIVNLIARSSQGTIEDKIKESLTRIKGAYCLVIMTEDKLIGVRDPHGFRPLCLGRLGGGWVIASESCALDIVGAELVRDIEPGEMVVISDAGLKSERFGQKDRKALCVFEYIYFARPDSIIDGQSVYEARFRMGQQLARESGLAADIVISVPDSGTTAALGFSRETGIPYAEGLIKNRYIGRTFIQPEQKKRDLGVRMKLNAVRHTVQGKSIIMVDDSIVRGTTSGKIVRMLKEAGAVAVHMCVSSPPIGFPCYYGIDTAVRKELIAATKQVEEIRQFIGADSLHYLSLDGLKQSITNVASDAMCYACFNCDYPAGMPACTAAGGNKYVFE
- the purH gene encoding bifunctional phosphoribosylaminoimidazolecarboxamide formyltransferase/IMP cyclohydrolase gives rise to the protein MKIKRALISVSDKRGLVEFAQALCRLGVELISTGGTLQVLRDAGLPAVYVGDVTGFPEMMDGRVKTLHPRIHGGILAVRDNPEHVAALAAHNIPAIDMVVVNLYPFRQTVAKPGVTLAEAVENIDIGGPAMVRAAAKNFRHVAVVVNPDRYGEISERLAADGDLTVEYRMALAREAYYHTAEYDACIAAYLDGQLGAGPFPGNLHLVFEKVQDLRYGENPHQQAAFYRVKHFTGAGIATARQLHGKELSFNNIVDLEAAYALANEFAQPAAVIIKHTNPCGTAIAATLAEAYAKAYAADPVSAFGGIVGFNREVDKATAAQISAVFTEAVVAPGYSEEALGLLRQKKNLRLLLAAPAQPVSGAAAEWDIKKVSGGILVQEADRADAGRNDMRVVSRRAPGDAEWEDLLFAWKVVKHVKSNAIVVAKGGQALGVGAGQMNRVGAAQIALTQAGEKAQGAVLASDAFFPFRDTVDAAARAGIRAIIQPGGSVRDEESIQAADEYGIALVFTGVRHFKH
- a CDS encoding NCS2 family permease: MFEKLFELSARKTDVKTEVMAGITTFMTMAYILFVNPSILGAAGMDKNAVLLATALGAGLVTIMMGLFVNYPIALAPGMGLNAFYAFTVVIGMGVSWQVALGAVFISGLIFILLTVTNIRQLLVEGMPTSLKHAITVGIGLFITIIGLKLSGIMSIRLSLIPPTLEKIIAAKGNGTPMHFETIIELGKLADPHVLLAVFGLILIAVLMARNVRGAMLIGILTTTIIGIVMGIVKIPAGFSPIAVPDFSRNAFFALDIWGAIHMGLLTIIFTFTFVELFDTMGTLVGAANKAGLVDKDGKFPGIGKAMMVDATGVSLGALLGTSTITAYIESAAGIGAGGRSGLTAIVCGILFLLALFFTPLAGLIPDAATAPALIIVGALMLESVRHIDFSDFTESMPAFATIVLMPFTYSIANGISAGLVLYPLLKLVSGRGREVHWIVYILAVLVVLRFIFLAE
- the purC gene encoding phosphoribosylaminoimidazolesuccinocarboxamide synthase, with protein sequence MEKQPLYEGKAKKIYATDNADELLVYYKDDATAFNGIKRGTILNKGVLNNKISAFFFELLGRHGIKHHYIRTISDREMLVKTLKILPVEVVVRNIAAGSLAKRIGWEEGKKLPSTVLEFYYKNDELGDPLINDYHIKALGLATEEQVKVMAETALRINGILGAYLKEKNLELIDFKLEFGLHKGELLLGDEISPDTCRFWDSRTGEKLDKDRFRRDLGNVEEAYKEVLYRLTGEVFAD
- the purE gene encoding 5-(carboxyamino)imidazole ribonucleotide mutase → MKAAVIMGSDSDLPVLKPALETLQEFGIETEVVIASAHRTPHKVHEFAATAEKRGVKVIIAAAGAAAHLPGVVASFTTLPVIGVPVNSTSLGGLDALLSIVQMPSGIPVATMAINGAKNAAIFAAQIIATGNAALAAKLADYRQKLAAEVEQRAARAQEKLQAN
- the purM gene encoding phosphoribosylformylglycinamidine cyclo-ligase, translating into MSLNKETGLTYRDAGVDIDAGNAAVALIKDHVRSTYRPEVVGDIGGFGGLFALNTGKYRQPVLVSGTDGVGTKLKIAFLLDKHDTIGQDAVAMCVNDILVQGAEPLFFLDYLAVGKLEPAKVAAIVAGIAKACRESGCALIGGETAEMAGFYPDGEYDIAGFAVGVAERERLITGEKIRPGDVLIGLPSSGLHSNGYSLARKICFDVKGFAPDVYIPELGRTLGEELLTPTRLYPRVCLPLLERFDIRGMVHITGGGFYDNIPRVLPAGCAVEIDAGAWPMPPIFACLQAWGQVAWPEMYRTFNMGIGLILIVPAHEADAVRDDLAARGEACYVIGRVVAGNGEVVLKGGVFGE
- a CDS encoding GNAT family N-acetyltransferase, whose translation is MENRLIIRPAAEGDLPAIFALYGELAKAYDQKDDSGEAWREAWQDKRQHILVAERDGEIVGTLTCIVIPNLGHGGQPWAALTNVVVAAAHRGQGIGTALMAEASRLAKAANCYKIVLSSNLVRTEAHEFYRRLGWRQTHIGFSLE
- the purN gene encoding phosphoribosylglycinamide formyltransferase; the encoded protein is MSKVTLGILASGRGSNAQAIMDAIRRGEADATVGIIISDNPAAPVLARAAEYGVPARCIERARFTSREAFEEAVADELIAYGVELVVLAGFMRLLSPYFISRFPGRIMNIHPSLLPAFPGLDAQGQALRYGVKVSGCTVHFVDEGMDSGPIILQEAVPVRDDDTPATLAERILAVEHVLYPRAISLYCQRRLVVEGRRVRIREGEE
- the purD gene encoding phosphoribosylamine--glycine ligase; its protein translation is MRVLVIGSGGREHALVWKLAASPRVTQIYCAPGNPGIAALAECVPIDVSDITALRRFALERQIDLTVVGPELPLVQGLADDFAAHGLKVFGPKQAAARLEGSKAFAKALMQKYNIPTAKFAVFEDAAAAMDCIQRWGAPVVVKADGLAAGKGVVVAQTVDEALAAVRTIMCDQAFGTAGSRVVIEEYMEGEEASVLAFTDGCTVVPMVAAQDHKRAYDGDQGPNTGGMGAYAPAPVVTAAVRDRVVREILQPVVDALRQEGCLYQGCLYAGLMITAAGPKVVEFNARFGDPETQAVLPLLQSDLVTVMEACVDGRLHEIDVTWADGAAVCIVAAAGGYPGPYRKGDVISGLAAAEAAGALVFHAGTAVSGGELVTGGGRVLGVTACADTIAAAVDKAYQAISNINFANMHYRRDIARRALTKARE